The following are encoded together in the Hydrogenoanaerobacterium saccharovorans genome:
- a CDS encoding Gfo/Idh/MocA family protein, whose amino-acid sequence MTTIRIGVICPSEIAFRRFMPALKKHEGFEFVGIAYANDEEWFGKKSECNDHTVIENEHKKASIFADTYGGRVFDSYMKLLSSDEIDAVYIPLPPALHHKWAKKALEYGKHVLLEKPFTTSLKQTDELIALARKKKLALHENYMFQYHSQLDYIKQAITDKKIGELRSVSIQFGFPFRGANDFRYNKSLGGGALLDCSGYTIKLASLLLGDSARVVTSQLNYTDGFDVDIYGSGTIVNSDGLTAQLSFGMDNSYKCDLELWGSTGTLYTNRILTAPEGFEPLMTIKKGNGEITKKLSADDTFAKSIVAFSACVENSKCREENYKAIKRQAVLVDEFVRGTEK is encoded by the coding sequence GTGACAACGATAAGAATCGGCGTTATTTGCCCGTCGGAGATTGCGTTCAGACGGTTTATGCCTGCACTAAAGAAACATGAAGGCTTTGAGTTTGTGGGTATTGCGTATGCAAATGATGAAGAATGGTTTGGCAAGAAGTCAGAATGTAACGATCATACTGTAATTGAAAATGAGCACAAAAAGGCAAGCATTTTTGCTGATACATATGGTGGACGAGTATTTGACAGTTATATGAAACTGTTGTCATCAGATGAGATAGATGCTGTATACATACCACTTCCACCAGCCCTACATCATAAATGGGCAAAAAAAGCACTTGAGTATGGGAAGCATGTCTTACTTGAGAAGCCTTTTACTACGTCGCTTAAACAAACGGATGAGCTTATTGCGCTCGCAAGGAAAAAGAAGCTGGCACTGCATGAAAACTATATGTTCCAGTACCATAGTCAGCTTGATTATATAAAACAAGCTATCACAGACAAGAAAATAGGGGAGCTGAGATCGGTAAGCATACAATTCGGATTTCCGTTCCGCGGAGCTAATGATTTTCGATACAACAAGTCGCTGGGAGGTGGTGCACTACTTGACTGTAGTGGGTATACGATAAAGCTTGCATCATTGCTACTAGGTGATAGCGCACGCGTGGTTACCTCACAGCTAAACTATACTGATGGCTTTGATGTTGACATTTACGGCAGTGGGACGATTGTAAATAGCGATGGACTAACCGCACAACTTTCCTTTGGAATGGATAACAGCTATAAGTGTGATCTGGAGCTTTGGGGCAGTACAGGTACGCTCTACACAAACCGCATACTGACAGCTCCGGAGGGCTTTGAACCTTTGATGACCATAAAAAAAGGTAATGGTGAGATTACCAAAAAGCTGTCTGCTGACGACACCTTTGCAAAGTCGATTGTGGCATTTAGTGCGTGCGTGGAAAATAGCAAATGCAGAGAAGAAAACTATAAGGCTATAAAAAGGCAGGCAGTGCTGGTAGATGAATTTGTACGGGGGACGGAGAAATGA
- the rfbC gene encoding dTDP-4-dehydrorhamnose 3,5-epimerase: MRITELAIASVKVLEPDVFEDYRGYYMESYSSRTLEEYGIDNVFVQDNHLLSLKRGTIRGIHFQNAPKAQTKLLRCTRGIILDIAVDLRKDSPTYKKYVTVVLTGQNKKQIFIPKGFGHACLSLTDDTEVQYKVDEFYYPEYDRAIAWDDPELAIQWGINEIVVSPKDKNAPKLADSDANFSMENCR, encoded by the coding sequence ATGAGAATTACGGAGCTTGCTATCGCAAGTGTGAAAGTACTGGAACCAGACGTTTTTGAGGACTACCGTGGCTACTATATGGAGTCATATTCCAGCAGAACTCTAGAAGAGTATGGCATAGATAATGTATTTGTGCAGGACAATCACTTGCTTTCCCTTAAGCGTGGTACAATAAGAGGAATACACTTTCAGAACGCGCCAAAAGCGCAGACGAAGCTATTGCGTTGCACACGAGGAATAATTCTTGATATAGCGGTTGACTTACGTAAAGACTCACCTACATACAAAAAATATGTAACAGTTGTGCTGACTGGCCAAAACAAAAAGCAGATTTTTATACCAAAGGGTTTTGGACACGCCTGTTTGTCGTTGACTGATGATACCGAAGTTCAGTATAAGGTTGATGAGTTTTACTACCCTGAGTATGACAGAGCGATTGCGTGGGACGATCCTGAGTTGGCCATACAGTGGGGAATAAATGAAATTGTTGTTTCGCCAAAAGATAAGAATGCACCTAAACTGGCAGATAGCGATGCTAACTTTTCAATGGAGAATTGTAGATAA
- a CDS encoding NAD-dependent epimerase/dehydratase family protein, translating to MKKVIITGASGFIGKALTVKLINQGVFVYAIVRNEKKMEDLSSQNLKVIRADIKDYKNLSDKICDNIDTFYHLEWVGVSGPNYNDYKEQIDNIKASCDAVSTAMILKCKRFVFVGSSHQYLSVKKNGITVPANTSVYGCAKMSTQLICKTLVKNSSMFFNTALFTNVFGVGDFSLRSTNLLITKFLNNENPRLISGEHQHDWIYIDDAVAGLIAITERGIPDKDYYIGNLKLKTFKQIISNVRDIVNPQIQLVFGEYEDPTFIDYTKIDLEELYRDTGFEVKCNFEESISKTAEWVKTLNI from the coding sequence ATGAAAAAAGTTATTATTACAGGAGCCAGTGGATTTATTGGAAAAGCTTTGACTGTTAAACTTATAAATCAAGGTGTATTTGTTTATGCTATTGTAAGAAATGAAAAAAAAATGGAGGATTTATCATCACAAAATCTTAAAGTTATAAGAGCAGATATAAAAGACTATAAAAACCTTTCTGACAAAATTTGTGATAATATTGATACCTTTTATCATTTAGAATGGGTAGGTGTCTCGGGACCTAATTATAACGATTATAAAGAACAAATTGATAATATAAAAGCTAGTTGTGATGCAGTATCTACAGCAATGATTCTAAAATGCAAGCGCTTTGTTTTTGTTGGGTCAAGTCATCAATATCTTTCTGTTAAAAAAAATGGAATTACCGTTCCCGCAAATACATCGGTTTACGGCTGCGCTAAAATGTCAACACAACTTATATGTAAAACATTAGTAAAAAATAGTTCAATGTTTTTTAATACAGCTTTATTTACAAATGTATTTGGTGTCGGCGACTTCTCATTGCGTTCAACTAATTTGTTAATAACTAAATTTTTAAATAATGAAAATCCTAGATTAATTAGTGGAGAGCATCAACATGATTGGATTTATATTGATGATGCAGTTGCTGGGCTTATAGCAATTACCGAACGTGGTATTCCTGATAAAGACTATTACATAGGTAATTTAAAATTAAAAACATTTAAACAAATTATTTCGAATGTCAGAGATATAGTAAATCCTCAAATACAACTTGTTTTTGGAGAATATGAAGATCCAACATTTATAGATTATACAAAAATAGATTTGGAAGAACTTTATAGGGATACAGGATTTGAAGTAAAGTGTAATTTTGAAGAAAGCATTTCAAAAACAGCCGAGTGGGTGAAGACGTTGAATATATAG
- a CDS encoding NAD(P)-binding protein — translation MQEIIIVGSGFFSSILARKIAEELGEKVLIVEKRSHIAGNMYDEYDKHGILVQKYGLYFLNTNKFYIIDLLLKYAELFPHCTKLLSFLDGKYVRLPFNFQTVQQLVGAKKSETLLEKLCNSFIGRDRVPVLELVEHTDTDISKYGELVV, via the coding sequence ATGCAGGAGATTATCATAGTTGGCAGTGGCTTTTTCAGCAGTATATTGGCAAGAAAGATAGCCGAGGAGCTAGGGGAAAAGGTCTTGATAGTTGAAAAACGTTCGCACATTGCTGGAAATATGTACGATGAATATGATAAACATGGAATATTGGTGCAAAAATACGGGCTGTATTTTCTTAATACTAACAAATTTTACATAATTGATTTGTTACTAAAGTATGCTGAGTTGTTTCCGCATTGTACTAAGTTACTCAGCTTTTTGGATGGAAAATATGTTCGGTTGCCGTTTAACTTTCAGACAGTACAACAGCTAGTGGGTGCTAAAAAGTCAGAGACACTACTTGAAAAACTGTGTAATTCATTTATTGGACGTGATCGTGTGCCAGTACTGGAGCTTGTAGAACACACAGATACTGATATAAGCAAATATGGCGAACTTGTTGTTTGA
- a CDS encoding UDP-galactopyranose mutase, with product MANLLFEKAYKTYISKMWDVGVDQIDKYVLERVPMAMNYDERYLNKDFQNLPQNGFTKLFENMLNHPNIELQVNTDAKEHIL from the coding sequence ATGGCGAACTTGTTGTTTGAAAAGGCTTATAAAACGTATATTTCGAAAATGTGGGACGTTGGCGTAGATCAAATAGACAAGTACGTACTTGAACGTGTGCCTATGGCAATGAACTATGACGAACGCTATCTGAACAAGGACTTTCAGAATTTGCCCCAAAATGGCTTTACAAAGCTGTTTGAAAACATGCTTAACCACCCGAATATAGAGCTTCAGGTAAATACTGATGCCAAGGAGCATATACTTTGA
- the rfbA gene encoding glucose-1-phosphate thymidylyltransferase RfbA — MKGIILAGGSGTRLYPITKCVSKQVLPIYDKPMIYYPLSTLMLAGIRDILIISTPRDLPAFRELLGNGNDLGLSFSYAIQESPNGLAEAFIIGEEFIGDDDVALVLGDNIFYARGFSEMLGNAHDIIHKKGGAVIFGYNVPNPKGFGVVEFDKQWNVLSLEEKPKEPKSNYAVPGLYFYDNKVVDIAKNIKPSARRELEITAVNNEYLRRGELKVELFGRGMAWLDTGTHESLLEAAQFVEIVQKRQGMFVSCIEEIAYRKDYITREKLAELAQPMLKTEYGQYLMRVAEEKA, encoded by the coding sequence ATGAAAGGCATTATACTAGCAGGCGGTAGCGGTACTCGCCTATACCCGATTACAAAGTGCGTTTCCAAGCAAGTACTTCCAATCTATGATAAGCCTATGATTTACTATCCGCTATCTACGCTGATGCTTGCAGGTATAAGAGACATACTAATTATCTCTACACCGAGAGATTTGCCTGCTTTTAGGGAGCTGCTAGGTAATGGAAATGACCTTGGACTTAGCTTTTCATATGCGATTCAGGAGTCACCAAATGGACTTGCTGAGGCTTTTATCATCGGTGAGGAGTTTATAGGCGATGATGACGTAGCACTGGTACTGGGTGATAACATTTTCTATGCACGCGGTTTTTCTGAAATGCTTGGCAATGCGCATGACATAATCCACAAAAAAGGTGGTGCGGTTATCTTTGGCTATAACGTGCCAAATCCCAAAGGCTTTGGAGTAGTAGAGTTTGATAAGCAGTGGAACGTGCTGTCGTTGGAGGAAAAACCAAAGGAGCCGAAATCGAACTATGCGGTACCGGGACTGTATTTCTACGACAACAAAGTAGTAGATATAGCAAAGAATATAAAGCCGTCGGCGCGTAGAGAACTTGAGATTACTGCTGTAAACAACGAATATTTGCGCAGAGGTGAGCTCAAAGTAGAGCTTTTTGGACGTGGTATGGCGTGGCTTGATACAGGTACGCACGAAAGCCTGTTGGAAGCTGCGCAGTTTGTTGAGATAGTGCAAAAACGACAGGGAATGTTTGTATCTTGTATTGAGGAGATAGCATACCGCAAGGACTACATAACTCGCGAGAAGCTGGCAGAGTTGGCGCAGCCTATGCTGAAAACGGAATATGGACAATATTTAATGCGTGTTGCGGAGGAAAAAGCATGA